Proteins found in one Promicromonospora sukumoe genomic segment:
- a CDS encoding carbonic anhydrase — MQHLFDHARLFQDQVARQRDHFDPLAAGQSPQVLFLTCSDSRVIPSLITGARPGELFELRTAGNIVPRHDRRHPAGETATIEYAVEVLGVSDIVVCGHSHCGAVGAMSRGDDLSAVPAVRSWLEHATPLPGETASDDPRLAGAVQAHVLDQLGRLLEYPCVAARAGDGRLNLHGWFYEVDTGTVLAHRGHADEFLPL, encoded by the coding sequence ATGCAGCATCTGTTCGACCATGCCCGACTCTTCCAGGACCAGGTCGCGCGGCAGCGCGACCACTTCGACCCTCTTGCCGCGGGGCAGTCCCCGCAGGTCCTGTTCCTGACCTGTTCCGACTCACGGGTCATTCCCTCGCTGATCACCGGCGCCCGTCCCGGCGAGCTCTTCGAGCTGCGGACGGCGGGCAACATCGTGCCCCGCCACGACCGGCGCCACCCGGCCGGCGAGACGGCGACCATCGAGTACGCCGTCGAGGTGCTCGGGGTCTCCGACATCGTGGTGTGCGGGCACTCGCACTGCGGCGCCGTGGGCGCCATGTCCCGCGGCGACGACCTCTCCGCCGTCCCGGCCGTGCGCTCGTGGCTGGAGCACGCGACGCCGCTGCCGGGGGAGACCGCGAGCGACGACCCACGGCTGGCGGGCGCCGTCCAGGCCCACGTCCTGGACCAGCTCGGACGCCTGCTGGAGTACCCGTGCGTCGCGGCGCGCGCCGGCGACGGCCGCCTGAACCTGCACGGCTGGTTCTACGAGGTGGACACCGGCACCGTGCTCGCGCACCGCGGGCACGCCGACGAGTTCCTGCCGCTGTGA
- a CDS encoding response regulator transcription factor, giving the protein MDLDARRVLLVEDDRRLSDLLVRLLTAEGYIVSPVFDGQAGLHQGLTGTWDALVIDRSLPAMEGVDLVRRLRSRGVTTPTMLLTARGTTEDRVEGLDSGAEDYVVKPFDSDELLARLRALLRRHNDTSAVIDLGGRRLDVASRRVLSPDADPVELSAQECALLRVIAANPGRVRSREELRRRVFQNADSPNAVDTYVYYLRRKLGHDMIRTVRGLGYQLGPS; this is encoded by the coding sequence ATGGACCTGGACGCCCGCCGTGTGCTGCTGGTCGAGGACGACAGGCGCCTCTCTGACCTGCTCGTTCGCCTGCTGACGGCGGAGGGCTACATCGTGTCCCCCGTCTTCGACGGCCAGGCCGGGCTGCACCAGGGACTGACCGGCACCTGGGACGCGCTGGTCATCGACCGCTCGCTGCCCGCGATGGAGGGTGTCGACCTGGTCCGCCGGCTCCGCTCGCGCGGGGTGACGACGCCGACCATGCTGCTGACGGCCCGCGGCACCACCGAGGACCGCGTGGAGGGGCTCGACTCCGGCGCGGAGGACTACGTCGTCAAGCCGTTCGACAGCGACGAGCTGCTGGCCCGCCTGCGCGCCCTCCTGCGCCGGCACAACGACACGTCGGCCGTGATCGACCTGGGCGGACGCCGCCTCGACGTCGCCTCCCGCCGCGTGCTGTCCCCCGACGCCGACCCCGTCGAGCTGTCCGCCCAGGAGTGCGCCCTGCTGCGCGTGATCGCCGCCAACCCCGGCCGGGTCCGCAGCCGCGAGGAGCTGCGCCGCCGCGTCTTCCAGAACGCCGACAGCCCGAACGCCGTCGACACCTACGTCTACTACCTGAGACGCAAGCTCGGCCACGACATGATCCGCACGGTGCGCGGCCTCGGCTACCAGCTCGGGCCGTCGTGA
- a CDS encoding sensor histidine kinase: protein MTAAISDRRLLRRASLAVALQTGAAVGIVVSAVIALVYVVGLEARRDASETKLQAKVAEAGDHHVTLDGTDTVVLDGMPANCPERHVRETAAQLADGQSRLTVCGSPFLAYVGQTPDGTRVTAIMNFVEQQEETERLARLSLTAGALGVLASAVLGWAFGRRAVRSLGEALALQRRFVSDASHELRTPLAIVLTRAQLLLREPTYDEAQRRELEQLTLDAKVAAAVVDDLLLAAEIQHRPLPRVPVDLGALAHEVRASFATSAELAGVSLTVDARPGSDYIVTGTTSALRRAVSSLVDNALAHVARGGRIVITLRPRGVGMALAVVDDGEGLDPAQARELTRRFRRGSQDKVGSVSVRLGLGLALVDEIITAHGGELTIDGAPGAGATFTLSFPVAGVPRARRPVPALAVSGQLNGQGAGPGQDDGPDRGPDAG from the coding sequence GTGACCGCCGCCATCAGCGACCGGCGGCTACTGCGCCGGGCCTCCCTGGCCGTCGCCCTCCAGACCGGCGCGGCCGTCGGGATCGTCGTGTCCGCGGTGATCGCCCTGGTGTACGTCGTCGGGCTGGAGGCCCGGCGCGACGCGTCCGAGACCAAGCTGCAGGCCAAGGTCGCCGAGGCCGGTGACCACCACGTCACGCTCGACGGCACCGACACCGTGGTCCTGGACGGCATGCCCGCGAACTGTCCCGAGCGCCACGTCCGCGAGACCGCGGCGCAGCTCGCCGACGGCCAGTCGCGCCTGACCGTCTGCGGCAGCCCGTTCCTCGCCTACGTCGGCCAGACGCCCGACGGCACGCGCGTCACCGCGATCATGAACTTCGTCGAGCAGCAGGAGGAGACGGAGCGGCTCGCCCGGCTCTCCCTGACGGCGGGCGCCCTCGGCGTCCTGGCGTCCGCGGTGCTCGGCTGGGCGTTCGGCCGCCGCGCCGTCCGCTCCCTGGGCGAGGCCCTGGCCCTGCAGCGGCGCTTCGTCTCCGACGCGAGCCACGAGCTGCGCACCCCGCTGGCCATCGTGCTGACCCGCGCCCAGCTCCTGCTGCGCGAACCGACGTACGACGAGGCCCAGCGGCGGGAGCTGGAACAGCTCACCCTGGACGCCAAGGTCGCCGCGGCGGTGGTCGACGACCTGCTCCTCGCCGCCGAGATCCAGCACCGGCCGCTCCCCCGCGTGCCCGTCGACCTGGGCGCCCTCGCGCACGAGGTGCGGGCCTCGTTCGCCACCAGCGCGGAGCTCGCCGGCGTCAGCCTCACCGTCGACGCCCGGCCGGGCTCCGACTACATCGTCACCGGCACCACCAGCGCGCTGCGCCGCGCGGTGTCGTCCCTCGTGGACAACGCGCTGGCCCACGTGGCCCGCGGCGGCCGCATCGTCATCACCCTGCGGCCGCGCGGCGTCGGGATGGCGCTCGCCGTGGTCGACGACGGCGAGGGCCTCGACCCCGCCCAGGCCCGCGAGCTGACCCGGCGGTTCCGGCGCGGGTCGCAGGACAAGGTGGGCAGCGTGAGCGTGCGGCTCGGCCTCGGGCTCGCGCTCGTCGACGAGATCATCACCGCCCACGGCGGCGAGCTGACGATCGACGGCGCCCCCGGGGCCGGGGCGACCTTCACGCTCTCGTTCCCCGTCGCGGGCGTCCCGCGCGCCCGCCGGCCGGTGCCCGCGCTCGCGGTGTCCGGCCAGCTCAACGGGCAGGGCGCCGGTCCCGGGCAGGACGACGGGCCGGACCGGGGACCGGACGCCGGGTAG
- a CDS encoding universal stress protein yields the protein MRTGQQPAPVLVAVDGSGRSAGAVRYAVREARLRGSTVRLVHVAPTTLPEGGLWPSVGREVEDLRSSGEMVLDRAVSRTSSAAPDVEVDSLLCRGPRVGELVRASATGALLVLGRETRHGLERLVAGATTAGVVARAGVPVLVVRPDWREDDATGLVVGVRSYPGDSELLAHAYAAAAVRHATLRLVQVADVGDLAPDAVEGADVDTAVAAGNRMLREAVRDWSAAFPEIPVQSTVVPGKPADALVEAAAEAELLLVARPHRDLRHPVRLGRTLRTVVRTSGTPVEVVPLSRDPAPAPSSSSARATS from the coding sequence ATGAGGACCGGGCAGCAGCCGGCCCCCGTCCTGGTCGCCGTGGACGGGAGCGGGCGCAGCGCGGGCGCCGTCCGGTACGCCGTCCGGGAGGCCCGGCTGCGCGGCAGCACGGTGCGGCTCGTGCACGTGGCGCCGACCACGCTCCCCGAGGGCGGCCTGTGGCCCTCCGTGGGCCGGGAGGTGGAGGACCTCCGGAGCTCCGGCGAGATGGTCCTGGACCGCGCCGTCTCGCGGACGAGCAGCGCCGCCCCGGACGTCGAGGTGGACTCCCTGCTGTGCCGGGGTCCCCGGGTCGGTGAGCTCGTCCGGGCGTCCGCGACGGGCGCCCTGCTGGTCCTGGGGCGCGAGACGCGGCACGGGCTGGAGCGCCTGGTCGCCGGGGCGACGACAGCGGGCGTCGTGGCGCGCGCCGGCGTGCCCGTGCTCGTCGTCCGCCCCGACTGGCGCGAGGACGACGCGACCGGGCTCGTCGTGGGGGTCAGGTCGTACCCCGGCGACAGCGAGCTGCTGGCGCACGCCTACGCCGCGGCCGCCGTCCGGCACGCCACCCTGCGCCTGGTCCAGGTCGCCGACGTCGGCGACCTCGCCCCGGACGCGGTCGAGGGCGCGGACGTCGACACGGCGGTCGCTGCCGGGAACCGCATGCTGCGGGAGGCCGTGCGCGACTGGTCGGCAGCCTTCCCCGAGATCCCCGTGCAGAGCACCGTGGTGCCGGGCAAGCCCGCCGACGCGCTGGTCGAGGCCGCGGCGGAGGCCGAGCTCCTGCTGGTCGCCCGCCCGCACCGGGACCTGCGGCACCCCGTCCGGCTGGGGCGGACGCTGCGGACCGTCGTGCGGACGTCGGGTACCCCGGTCGAGGTGGTGCCGCTGTCGCGCGACCCGGCCCCGGCGCCGTCGTCGTCCAGTGCCCGGGCGACCTCCTGA
- a CDS encoding AMP-binding protein — translation MVTSSISRIVSRLAEADPDRVVAVAVGADADQRLTAAGLDAAGDRYARELLRRAVRRDDLVTVALPNGLEMLAACVGVWRAGATPQPVSRGLTPGERAAVVAAARPTAVIGFEADGVPSLPDGFGLRGTGPVPRGDDQPLPDAWARSWKAPTSSGSTGRPKVVLSTTPARMDPERPVADFLPLGATQLVAGPLTHSATFTYAFRGLLTGHRLVILPRFEERAVLDTIERHGVTWALLVPTMLHRLLRLPAAERDPARLRTLETVLHLGSPCAPALKRAVLDWLGPERVVEVYAGSESNGLTMIRGDEWLERPGSVGRPVGGTRVRVLRDDGADAAPGETGQVWLHRGPDPAYRYLGAAGRRRADGWDTLGDLGHLDADGWLWVTDRADDVIVRGGEKVYPVEVERVLEEHPAVRGALAFGVPDDELGQRIEAVADIAGAAVGGEELRAFAAARLDPARSPARVRVTDEPVRDDAGKARRGDWADRSAPLDLPDRQG, via the coding sequence GTGGTCACGAGCTCGATCTCACGGATCGTCAGCCGGCTCGCCGAGGCTGACCCGGACCGGGTCGTCGCGGTCGCCGTCGGTGCGGACGCCGATCAGCGCCTCACCGCCGCAGGGCTCGACGCCGCCGGCGACCGGTACGCGCGGGAGCTGCTGCGGCGCGCCGTGCGCCGCGACGACCTCGTCACGGTCGCGCTGCCCAACGGGCTGGAGATGCTCGCGGCGTGCGTCGGCGTGTGGCGGGCGGGCGCGACACCGCAGCCCGTCTCACGCGGGCTGACTCCGGGGGAGCGGGCGGCGGTCGTCGCGGCGGCCCGGCCCACCGCCGTGATCGGGTTCGAGGCGGACGGCGTGCCGAGCCTCCCCGACGGCTTCGGCCTGCGCGGCACCGGCCCCGTGCCCCGGGGCGACGACCAACCGTTGCCGGACGCCTGGGCACGCTCCTGGAAGGCGCCGACGTCGTCGGGCAGCACGGGACGGCCCAAGGTGGTGCTCTCCACGACGCCCGCCCGGATGGACCCGGAGCGCCCCGTCGCGGACTTCCTGCCGCTGGGCGCCACGCAGCTCGTCGCCGGCCCGCTCACGCACTCGGCGACGTTCACCTACGCGTTCCGCGGGCTGCTCACCGGGCACCGGCTGGTGATCCTGCCGCGGTTCGAGGAGCGGGCCGTGCTCGACACGATCGAGCGGCACGGCGTCACCTGGGCGCTGCTGGTGCCCACGATGCTGCACCGCCTGCTGCGGCTGCCCGCCGCCGAGCGCGACCCCGCCCGGCTGCGGACGCTCGAGACCGTGCTGCACCTGGGGTCGCCGTGCGCGCCCGCGCTCAAGCGGGCGGTGCTGGACTGGCTGGGCCCGGAGCGGGTCGTCGAGGTCTACGCCGGCAGCGAGTCCAACGGGCTGACGATGATCCGCGGCGACGAGTGGCTGGAGCGGCCCGGGAGCGTGGGCCGCCCGGTCGGCGGCACCCGGGTGCGGGTGCTGCGCGACGACGGCGCCGACGCCGCTCCCGGCGAGACCGGCCAGGTGTGGCTGCACCGCGGCCCCGACCCGGCCTACCGGTACCTGGGTGCGGCGGGGCGCCGTCGGGCCGACGGGTGGGACACGCTCGGGGACCTGGGCCATCTCGACGCCGACGGGTGGCTCTGGGTCACCGACCGGGCCGACGACGTCATCGTGCGCGGCGGCGAGAAGGTCTACCCCGTCGAGGTCGAGCGCGTGCTGGAGGAGCACCCGGCCGTGCGCGGCGCCCTGGCGTTCGGCGTCCCGGACGACGAGCTGGGCCAGCGGATCGAGGCGGTGGCCGACATCGCCGGGGCCGCCGTCGGGGGCGAGGAGCTGCGCGCCTTCGCCGCCGCGCGGCTGGACCCGGCTCGCAGTCCCGCGCGGGTGCGGGTGACCGACGAGCCGGTGCGCGACGACGCGGGCAAGGCCCGGCGCGGGGACTGGGCGGACCGTTCGGCCCCGCTGGACCTGCCGGACCGTCAGGGCTGA
- a CDS encoding MSMEG_0565 family glycosyltransferase, translated as MRIAQTTYSTRPRGGVVHTLALAEALAARGHQVTVWTLGRGGDDAFFRPVDPSVEVRVVPFAPRDDESVGDRIERSIQAMAAAFDPAGYDVVHAQDCISANALFAPAAPGAGAPPLVRTVHHLDDFTTPRLVECHQQAIVRPDARLCVSRAVADEVHQGYGLEPTVIPNGVDAARFARAAGPDGAEARARWRAELGRYVLALGGIEPRKGSIDLLDAFALLRDDHPDLSLVLGGGETLFDYRPYRARFDERCAELGIEPVVLGTLADDDVPTLVAAADALGFVSTKEGFGLAAMEALAAGVPVVARDLPVTREVFGPAVAYADDVPGIAAALAAAVDGTLPVDAAAGRALAARHSWAGAAAAHERFYERVVREGGDGGHELDLTDRQPARRG; from the coding sequence ATGCGCATCGCCCAGACCACGTACTCGACCCGGCCCCGCGGCGGTGTGGTGCACACCCTCGCCCTCGCGGAGGCGCTGGCCGCCCGCGGGCACCAGGTGACGGTGTGGACGCTGGGCCGCGGCGGGGACGACGCCTTCTTCCGGCCCGTCGACCCGTCCGTCGAGGTGCGCGTCGTGCCGTTCGCGCCGCGCGACGACGAGAGCGTGGGCGACCGCATCGAACGCTCGATCCAGGCGATGGCGGCCGCGTTCGACCCCGCGGGGTACGACGTCGTGCACGCCCAGGACTGCATCTCCGCGAACGCGCTGTTCGCCCCTGCGGCTCCCGGGGCTGGTGCGCCCCCGCTGGTGCGCACCGTCCACCACCTGGACGACTTCACCACGCCCCGCCTGGTCGAGTGCCACCAGCAGGCGATCGTGCGGCCGGACGCCCGGCTCTGCGTCTCCCGCGCCGTCGCCGACGAGGTGCACCAGGGCTACGGGCTGGAACCCACCGTCATCCCCAACGGCGTCGACGCCGCCCGGTTCGCCCGCGCCGCCGGGCCCGACGGTGCCGAGGCCCGCGCCCGGTGGCGCGCCGAGCTCGGCCGGTACGTGCTGGCGCTGGGCGGCATCGAGCCCCGCAAGGGCAGCATCGACCTCCTCGACGCCTTCGCCCTCCTGCGCGACGACCACCCCGACCTGAGCCTCGTGCTCGGCGGCGGCGAGACGCTCTTCGACTACCGCCCCTACCGCGCCCGCTTCGACGAACGCTGCGCCGAGCTCGGCATCGAGCCCGTCGTGCTGGGCACCCTCGCCGACGACGACGTCCCCACCCTCGTGGCCGCCGCCGACGCCCTCGGCTTCGTCTCCACCAAGGAGGGCTTCGGCCTCGCCGCCATGGAGGCCCTCGCCGCCGGCGTCCCCGTCGTGGCCCGCGACCTGCCCGTCACCCGCGAGGTGTTCGGCCCCGCCGTCGCCTACGCCGACGACGTGCCCGGGATCGCGGCGGCGCTCGCGGCCGCGGTCGACGGGACGCTGCCCGTGGACGCCGCCGCGGGCCGGGCCCTGGCGGCCCGGCACAGCTGGGCCGGGGCCGCGGCCGCCCACGAGCGCTTCTACGAGCGGGTGGTGCGCGAAGGGGGCGACGGTGGTCACGAGCTCGATCTCACGGATCGTCAGCCGGCTCGCCGAGGCTGA
- a CDS encoding carbon-nitrogen hydrolase family protein, translating to MPTTTMGAVAAHFGRDIDRTLAKLPGIIEQARERGVDLLVLPDATIGGYLHDMYHPADEPLPPAVDLDGPEVAAVRQMAGDMVVCFGIAERARADGAEVRYNTAVCVHGDGVLGVHRKVHLPLGESEAYRPGTGFDAFDTPVGRIGMLIDFDKTFPESARSLALDGAQVIACLSAWPASVTDRSDRLRNDRQAHLFDLYDCARAAENQLYLVSANQTGVLGGLRFLGQAKVVDPAGEIVAKTWAKGGLAVATADVEADVARARRTMDHLRDRVESAYTLTARPAPEPDPSRTSP from the coding sequence ATGCCTACGACGACCATGGGCGCGGTCGCGGCGCACTTCGGCCGCGACATCGACCGCACCCTCGCCAAGCTCCCCGGTATCATCGAGCAGGCCCGCGAGCGCGGCGTCGACCTGCTCGTGCTGCCGGACGCCACGATCGGCGGGTACCTGCACGACATGTACCACCCGGCCGACGAGCCGCTGCCGCCCGCGGTCGACCTCGACGGGCCCGAGGTCGCCGCGGTCCGGCAGATGGCCGGCGACATGGTGGTGTGCTTCGGCATCGCCGAGCGCGCCCGGGCCGACGGCGCCGAGGTGCGCTACAACACCGCCGTCTGCGTGCACGGCGACGGCGTGCTGGGCGTGCACCGCAAGGTGCACCTGCCGCTCGGCGAGTCGGAGGCGTACCGGCCCGGCACCGGCTTCGACGCCTTCGACACCCCCGTGGGCCGCATCGGCATGCTCATCGACTTCGACAAGACCTTCCCGGAGTCGGCCCGCTCGCTCGCGCTCGACGGCGCCCAGGTCATCGCGTGCCTCAGCGCCTGGCCAGCCAGCGTCACCGACCGGTCCGACCGGCTGCGCAACGACCGCCAGGCCCACCTGTTCGACCTCTACGACTGCGCCCGCGCCGCCGAGAACCAGCTCTACCTGGTCTCCGCCAACCAGACCGGGGTGCTCGGCGGGCTCCGGTTCCTCGGCCAGGCCAAGGTCGTCGACCCCGCCGGCGAGATCGTGGCCAAGACCTGGGCCAAGGGCGGGCTCGCCGTCGCCACCGCCGACGTCGAGGCCGACGTCGCCCGCGCCCGCCGCACCATGGACCACCTGCGCGACCGCGTCGAGAGCGCCTACACCCTCACCGCGCGACCCGCCCCGGAGCCGGACCCGAGCCGCACGTCCCCCTGA
- a CDS encoding MSMEG_0569 family flavin-dependent oxidoreductase has product MTPARVRDGAHHDVLVVGGGQAGLSLSHHLVGAGTDHLVVERDTVAHEWRDGRWDAFTLVTPNWQCRLPGYPYDGPDPDGFMRRDEVHAWVRRYAGTFDAPVAEGVAVTRLAPRPGGGFEVTTTAGTVTADAVVAAVGGYHEPVVPPWADRLPARVAQVHSHEYRSADALPDGPVLVVGTGQSGTQIAEDLLLAGREVHLAAGRAPRVARRYRGKDCMTWLAEMGVYDVPVAARGLAKRESTNHYVTGRDGGRDIDLRDFARRGMRLYGRATGVLDEGVDGTLTFAPTLAHDLDHADSVAESIKDDIDRWIAAQGIDAPAEDRYVPVWRPETEPERLDLAGIAAVVWSVGFRADWSWLDELAPEVLDHEGHPRHVRGLSPVPGLSFVGLPWLHTWGSGRFLGIAQDTEHVAAEVAAWRAGGTWAGPAEQALDLPAAG; this is encoded by the coding sequence ATGACGCCCGCACGCGTGCGGGACGGCGCCCACCACGACGTGCTCGTCGTCGGCGGTGGGCAGGCCGGCCTGTCGCTGAGCCACCACCTGGTGGGGGCCGGCACCGACCACCTCGTCGTCGAGCGGGACACCGTGGCGCACGAGTGGCGCGACGGCCGCTGGGACGCGTTCACCCTGGTCACGCCCAACTGGCAGTGCCGGCTGCCCGGCTACCCGTACGACGGCCCGGACCCGGACGGCTTCATGCGCCGCGACGAGGTGCACGCCTGGGTGCGCCGCTACGCGGGCACGTTCGACGCGCCCGTCGCCGAGGGCGTCGCCGTCACGCGGCTCGCGCCGCGTCCGGGCGGCGGTTTCGAGGTCACGACGACGGCGGGCACGGTCACGGCCGACGCCGTCGTGGCCGCCGTCGGCGGGTACCACGAGCCCGTGGTGCCGCCGTGGGCGGACCGCCTGCCCGCGCGGGTGGCGCAGGTGCACTCCCACGAGTACCGCTCCGCGGACGCGCTCCCGGACGGGCCCGTGCTCGTGGTCGGCACCGGCCAGTCCGGCACCCAGATCGCCGAGGACCTGCTGCTCGCGGGCCGCGAGGTGCACCTCGCGGCCGGACGCGCGCCCCGCGTCGCGCGCCGGTACCGCGGCAAGGACTGCATGACCTGGCTCGCCGAGATGGGCGTGTACGACGTGCCCGTCGCCGCGCGTGGCCTGGCCAAGCGCGAGTCGACCAACCACTACGTGACGGGGCGCGACGGCGGGCGCGACATCGACCTGCGGGACTTCGCCCGCCGGGGGATGCGCCTGTACGGACGGGCCACGGGCGTGCTCGACGAGGGGGTGGACGGCACTCTCACCTTCGCCCCGACGCTGGCGCACGACCTCGACCACGCCGACTCGGTCGCGGAGTCCATCAAGGACGACATCGACCGCTGGATCGCGGCCCAGGGCATCGACGCGCCCGCCGAGGACCGGTACGTCCCCGTGTGGCGGCCGGAGACGGAGCCCGAACGGCTCGACCTCGCCGGGATCGCGGCCGTCGTGTGGTCCGTCGGGTTCCGGGCGGACTGGTCGTGGCTCGACGAGCTCGCGCCCGAGGTGCTCGACCACGAGGGGCACCCCCGGCACGTCCGCGGCCTGAGCCCCGTGCCCGGCCTGTCCTTCGTGGGCCTGCCGTGGCTGCACACCTGGGGCTCGGGCCGGTTCCTGGGGATCGCGCAGGACACCGAGCACGTGGCCGCCGAGGTGGCCGCCTGGCGCGCCGGCGGGACGTGGGCCGGCCCGGCCGAGCAGGCCCTCGACCTGCCCGCCGCGGGATGA
- a CDS encoding MSMEG_0570 family nitrogen starvation response protein: protein MPEMTFDVRWPDGTTASCYSPSLVMHDHLQAGSRYPVADFVERSSRALQEASDRVRARYGMGCASAAQQEAEIRQTASAFDDAAEVEVLRMEPPLPGGAA, encoded by the coding sequence ATGCCTGAGATGACGTTCGACGTGCGCTGGCCCGACGGGACCACGGCGAGCTGCTACTCGCCGAGCCTCGTGATGCACGACCACCTCCAGGCCGGGTCCCGGTACCCGGTGGCCGACTTCGTGGAGCGCTCCAGCAGGGCCCTACAGGAGGCGAGTGACCGGGTGCGCGCCCGCTACGGCATGGGGTGCGCGTCCGCCGCGCAGCAGGAGGCCGAGATCCGGCAGACGGCGTCCGCGTTCGACGACGCCGCCGAGGTCGAGGTGCTGCGGATGGAGCCGCCGCTGCCGGGAGGTGCCGCATGA
- a CDS encoding carbon-nitrogen hydrolase family protein — translation MSITVAAVSANFTRDLEQNYALIEQLLGEARAQGAQLVVFPEASIGGYLSSLGNHGDTVRTTARSLPPAISLDGPEIRRVQALAGQTVVCIGFCELDADGETRYNAAVCLDGERVYGSYRKVHQPLGENMSYAAGDTYRAFDTPVGRIGLQICYDKAFPEAARALALDGAEIVVSLSAWPAARTATAEDLQQDRWTYRFNLFDAARALDNQVFWIASNQSGTFGSLRYVGNAKVVDPGGNVLATTLLGAGLAVAEVDVEGTFRAMRGGMFHLRDRRPDLYGAITATDAPEATRWTEAAHA, via the coding sequence GTGAGCATCACCGTGGCCGCCGTGTCGGCCAACTTCACGCGGGACCTGGAGCAGAACTACGCCCTGATCGAGCAGCTGCTCGGCGAGGCACGTGCCCAGGGCGCCCAGCTCGTCGTCTTCCCCGAGGCCTCGATCGGCGGGTACCTCTCGTCGCTCGGCAACCACGGGGACACCGTGCGCACCACGGCCCGCTCGCTGCCGCCCGCGATCAGCCTGGACGGGCCGGAGATCCGGCGCGTCCAGGCGCTCGCGGGGCAGACCGTGGTCTGCATCGGGTTCTGCGAGCTCGACGCCGACGGCGAGACCCGGTACAACGCCGCGGTCTGCCTCGACGGGGAGCGCGTGTACGGCTCCTACCGCAAGGTGCACCAGCCGCTGGGCGAGAACATGTCGTACGCGGCGGGCGACACCTACCGGGCGTTCGACACCCCCGTGGGCCGCATCGGGCTGCAGATCTGCTACGACAAGGCCTTCCCGGAGGCCGCCCGGGCACTGGCTCTGGACGGCGCGGAGATCGTGGTCAGCCTTTCGGCGTGGCCCGCGGCCCGCACCGCCACCGCCGAGGACCTGCAGCAGGACCGGTGGACGTACCGGTTCAACCTCTTCGACGCCGCCCGCGCGCTCGACAACCAGGTGTTCTGGATCGCGTCCAACCAGTCGGGCACCTTCGGGTCGCTGCGCTACGTCGGCAACGCCAAGGTGGTCGACCCGGGCGGGAACGTGCTGGCCACGACCCTGCTGGGCGCGGGCCTGGCGGTCGCCGAGGTCGACGTCGAGGGCACGTTCCGCGCCATGCGGGGCGGCATGTTCCACCTGCGCGACCGCCGCCCGGACCTGTACGGCGCGATCACGGCCACGGACGCGCCCGAGGCCACCCGCTGGACGGAGGCGGCCCATGCCTGA
- a CDS encoding MSMEG_0572/Sll0783 family nitrogen starvation response protein, with the protein MSYDEQIQANIDASLAEIPHPSLPKGSSLYGSTKIFPDYQAEPGQAYFTLVHGIAHESSVSFVAILQATRALRKGFESAIYFYGPGAINALDTRGFPTTGDSAFPGEQNINDALKTFIGEGGTVFCCRFGLSLHGAREEDLIEGVIPAHPLDVQDAVIHYARKGAIINSTYNL; encoded by the coding sequence ATGTCGTACGACGAGCAGATCCAGGCCAACATCGACGCCTCGCTGGCGGAGATCCCGCACCCGTCGCTGCCGAAGGGCAGCAGCCTGTACGGCTCCACCAAGATCTTCCCCGACTACCAGGCGGAGCCCGGCCAGGCCTACTTCACGCTCGTGCACGGCATCGCGCACGAGTCGTCGGTCAGCTTCGTCGCGATCCTCCAGGCCACCCGCGCGCTGCGGAAGGGCTTCGAGTCGGCCATCTACTTCTACGGCCCCGGCGCGATCAACGCCCTGGACACCCGCGGCTTCCCGACCACCGGCGACAGCGCCTTCCCGGGCGAGCAGAACATCAACGACGCCCTGAAGACGTTCATCGGCGAGGGCGGCACCGTCTTCTGCTGCCGCTTCGGCCTGTCCCTGCACGGCGCCCGCGAGGAGGACCTCATCGAGGGCGTGATCCCCGCGCACCCGCTCGACGTGCAGGACGCGGTGATCCACTACGCGCGCAAGGGCGCCATCATCAACTCGACGTACAACCTCTGA